The following are encoded together in the Pleurocapsa sp. FMAR1 genome:
- a CDS encoding FkbM family methyltransferase, whose translation MIKQAIFRVLPLFPVNVLEKLAASNPGSLGYRLATAGLRQRDVTVRNGIAKELKFNTGESCPELALGTYEVPIQNIFAQHLKDGDVFYDIGANVGFFTVIAAKLVGNTGKVYAFEPGKGNAKSVRHNAQLNNFSQVEVIEKAVSHTSGSGQLLLAQYSGGHALATADAPPDLAGEVTVDLVSIDDLIAQNQIQPPNFVKVDVEGAELDVLKGMTETMKTHKPTVIYEIDDGDRTAYDHKYKELESFLQGLGYKVTPTENSYDTIDWCVGHAIATPV comes from the coding sequence ATGATTAAACAAGCAATATTTCGCGTTTTACCGTTGTTTCCCGTCAACGTTCTCGAAAAGCTAGCAGCATCTAATCCAGGTTCATTGGGCTATCGTCTGGCTACGGCTGGTTTGCGCCAGCGAGATGTAACCGTCAGAAACGGCATTGCCAAAGAATTAAAATTTAATACAGGAGAATCTTGTCCAGAATTGGCATTAGGAACTTATGAAGTACCGATTCAAAATATTTTTGCCCAACATCTAAAGGATGGAGACGTTTTTTATGATATTGGCGCAAATGTCGGCTTTTTTACGGTTATTGCTGCCAAATTAGTTGGCAATACTGGCAAAGTCTATGCTTTTGAGCCAGGTAAAGGAAACGCTAAGAGCGTGCGTCATAATGCCCAACTAAATAATTTTAGTCAGGTTGAAGTCATCGAAAAAGCTGTTTCCCATACATCAGGGTCAGGGCAGCTACTATTAGCTCAATATTCTGGAGGACACGCCCTAGCTACGGCAGATGCGCCACCCGATCTGGCAGGAGAAGTAACCGTAGATCTAGTGTCAATTGACGATCTGATTGCTCAAAACCAGATTCAGCCACCCAATTTTGTCAAGGTGGATGTTGAGGGAGCAGAATTAGATGTGTTAAAAGGCATGACCGAAACCATGAAAACTCATAAACCCACTGTTATTTATGAAATTGATGATGGCGATCGCACTGCTTACGATCACAAGTATAAAGAATTAGAGTCGTTTCTTCAGGGTTTGGGCTATAAAGTTACCCCAACTGAAAACTCTTACGACACAATTGATTGGTGTGTCGGTCATGCGATCGCTACTCCTGTATAA
- a CDS encoding YihY/virulence factor BrkB family protein: protein MQIRIKTVFQLFKEAFVEWQEDKVTLLAAALAYYTVFSITPLLVIAIAIAGAVFGQDAARGEIIEQINSLVGKQGAQIIETGLANADQPKISSIASIISVIVLLVGASGVFAQLQEALNTVWDVKAKPRKGKGSIWEFIRKRLLSFGMVLAIGFLLLVSLITSAMLSGIGKLPIDLLPGFTFFWQLLNFGVSFGFISLLFALIYKYLPDVKIRWKDVWVGATITAFLFTIGKYLIGLYLGQGSLGSAYGAAGSLIVFLAWVFYSAQILLFGAEFTQVYARKYGQKIRPDSHAELNETF from the coding sequence ATGCAAATACGAATTAAAACGGTATTCCAGCTTTTTAAAGAGGCGTTTGTAGAATGGCAAGAAGATAAGGTTACACTTCTGGCTGCTGCTCTTGCTTACTATACGGTGTTTTCTATAACTCCTCTTTTGGTAATTGCGATCGCAATTGCTGGTGCTGTTTTTGGTCAAGATGCCGCTAGAGGGGAAATCATTGAACAAATTAACAGTCTAGTTGGGAAACAAGGCGCACAGATAATTGAAACGGGTTTGGCTAATGCCGATCAGCCAAAAATAAGTAGTATTGCTTCAATTATTAGTGTTATTGTCTTGCTTGTTGGCGCATCAGGGGTGTTTGCTCAGCTACAAGAAGCATTAAACACCGTATGGGACGTTAAAGCTAAACCAAGAAAGGGGAAGGGTAGCATCTGGGAATTTATTCGCAAACGTCTGCTGTCTTTCGGAATGGTGTTGGCTATTGGCTTTTTACTTTTAGTGTCTCTCATTACTAGTGCCATGTTGTCAGGCATTGGTAAATTACCAATTGATTTGCTGCCTGGCTTTACTTTTTTCTGGCAACTACTCAATTTTGGAGTTTCCTTTGGCTTCATCTCCTTACTGTTTGCCCTGATATATAAATATCTGCCTGATGTCAAAATCCGCTGGAAAGACGTTTGGGTAGGGGCAACAATTACTGCCTTCTTATTTACTATCGGTAAATATTTAATTGGTCTATATTTAGGTCAAGGTAGTTTAGGCTCGGCTTATGGTGCTGCGGGTTCTTTAATCGTTTTTCTGGCTTGGGTGTTTTACTCGGCTCAAATTCTTTTGTTTGGAGCAGAATTTACCCAGGTTTATGCTCGCAAGTACGGTCAAAAAATCCGCCCCGATAGTCATGCAGAATTAAATGAAACATTTTAA
- a CDS encoding sensor histidine kinase, with protein MKQLETELERLVQVLEASQDYIGLVDTAGKVIWNNPQMKHIRGITDDKPAYLSIVNYYPDWAYKIIQEEGIPTAIAQGSWLGETAILDREGQEIPVSQLILAHKSADGIEYISTVMRDLTKQKQTEKSLQERVLELKWVNRELLKTTALLKKRNQELDHFAYVTSHDLKAPLRAIANLATWLGEDLAGEIPEENQQQLQLMQSRVQRLEGLIQGLLEYSRVGRKNNLVKTIDVGNLVKEVIDSLSPPPEFSIFVAADLPTIKTEVVLLRQVFANLIDNAIKYHPQKSGKITISAQNKNDFYEFAVSDDGQGIDPQYHERIFTIFQTLQARDTFESTGIGLSIVKKIVEDRGGMVRVESKLGEGSTFFFTWRKQSQNGD; from the coding sequence ATAAAGCAGCTAGAAACAGAATTAGAACGGCTGGTTCAGGTATTAGAAGCTTCTCAAGATTATATAGGATTGGTCGATACAGCAGGCAAAGTTATCTGGAATAATCCGCAAATGAAGCACATAAGAGGGATTACTGATGACAAACCTGCCTACCTATCTATTGTCAACTACTATCCTGATTGGGCATATAAGATTATTCAGGAAGAAGGAATTCCTACGGCTATTGCTCAAGGTAGTTGGCTAGGGGAGACTGCAATTCTAGATCGAGAAGGGCAAGAAATACCCGTATCTCAGCTAATATTGGCTCACAAATCTGCTGATGGCATTGAGTATATTTCTACGGTAATGCGGGACTTAACTAAGCAGAAGCAGACGGAAAAATCCTTACAGGAAAGAGTTCTGGAGCTTAAATGGGTCAATCGAGAACTGCTTAAAACCACCGCCCTATTAAAAAAACGTAACCAAGAATTAGATCATTTTGCCTACGTTACCTCTCACGATCTCAAAGCACCGTTACGGGCGATCGCCAATTTAGCTACTTGGCTAGGGGAAGATTTAGCAGGAGAAATTCCTGAAGAAAACCAACAGCAACTTCAGCTAATGCAGTCTCGTGTTCAGCGTTTAGAAGGATTGATTCAAGGATTATTAGAGTATTCTCGTGTGGGGCGAAAAAATAACCTAGTCAAAACTATAGACGTGGGTAATTTAGTCAAAGAGGTAATTGATTCTTTGTCACCACCTCCAGAATTTAGCATATTTGTCGCGGCTGATTTGCCCACCATCAAGACCGAAGTAGTATTACTACGACAGGTATTTGCTAATTTAATTGATAATGCCATTAAATATCATCCCCAAAAATCAGGCAAGATAACTATCTCCGCCCAAAATAAAAATGACTTTTACGAATTTGCCGTATCTGATGATGGACAAGGTATAGATCCCCAATATCATGAGCGAATCTTTACTATTTTTCAGACATTACAGGCTAGAGACACCTTTGAAAGTACAGGCATTGGCTTATCTATTGTCAAAAAAATTGTCGAAGATCGAGGCGGTATGGTGAGAGTTGAATCTAAACTAGGTGAGGGATCTACTTTTTTCTTTACTTGGCGCAAACAGAGTCAAAACGGCGATTAA
- a CDS encoding PIG-L deacetylase family protein, whose product MTLRKKLRDRYLQQIDQIKPLPAKELSASAIVFSPHQDDETLGCGGTIIRKREAGAEVKVVFMTDGSRSHNHLIPEDKLITLRQQEAIKAAECLGLSSDDVEFFGFRDGELEPKTAIAVERVEQLLLQDQPQQIFIPYARETHPDHKATTNIVLAALANHPQIIVYEYPVWYWHHFPWTNRSGDRTSQIGYFKASIKAGLGRQLLQEFNYRVEIESVKAQKQLALAQHQTQMERLVDDPNWGLLEDVSNGEWLECFFQTQEIFRRTII is encoded by the coding sequence ATGACTCTAAGAAAGAAGTTGCGCGATCGCTATCTCCAGCAAATTGACCAAATAAAACCCCTGCCTGCCAAAGAGTTGTCAGCCTCGGCGATCGTTTTTTCTCCCCATCAGGATGATGAGACTTTAGGCTGTGGTGGCACAATCATTCGTAAACGGGAGGCGGGGGCAGAGGTCAAGGTAGTTTTTATGACTGATGGCAGTCGTTCTCATAATCATCTTATACCTGAAGACAAGTTGATTACGCTGCGTCAACAGGAGGCAATTAAAGCTGCTGAATGCTTAGGATTATCCTCAGATGATGTGGAGTTTTTTGGCTTTCGTGATGGAGAACTAGAGCCGAAAACGGCAATTGCAGTCGAACGGGTTGAGCAACTACTTTTACAAGACCAACCTCAACAGATATTTATCCCTTATGCTCGCGAAACCCATCCAGACCATAAAGCTACCACGAACATAGTCTTAGCAGCGTTGGCAAACCATCCTCAAATTATTGTTTATGAATATCCCGTTTGGTACTGGCATCATTTTCCCTGGACAAATAGATCGGGCGATCGCACTTCTCAAATAGGATATTTTAAGGCTAGTATTAAGGCTGGCTTAGGTCGGCAGCTACTACAAGAATTTAATTATCGCGTGGAAATTGAGTCAGTCAAAGCCCAAAAACAGCTTGCTTTAGCTCAACACCAAACCCAAATGGAGCGTTTAGTTGATGATCCAAATTGGGGACTGCTTGAAGATGTTTCCAATGGAGAGTGGCTAGAATGTTTCTTTCAAACTCAAGAAATCTTTCGTCGTACTATTATTTAA
- a CDS encoding glycosyltransferase family 4 protein, with amino-acid sequence MKLSLVNQPWTIAAPPEGSDSTGIWSYQVSRRLVKYCQITYYGCKSKLNPSQESDSNLSSDKIEYRGISHRLDSLLKIPRAIAKRLNTSSLLPYFASTWFHYGYGRQVARDAAQRGSDIIHIHNHSQFVPIVRKYNPNAKIVLHLHCEWVNRLSQEAIAKRLAKLDLIISCSDYITNKIATRFPEYAGICRTVNNGVDADYFVPAATRPQNSQDAPQMLFVGRISPEKGVHDLIDAFIEVTATYPDAVLTIIGPHIIVAKEMLFDLQHEPEVQALEPYYGVNYLEYIKSKIPPHLSDQIIFAGSLPQEQVLPYYQQADVVINPSLSEAFGMSLVEAMATQTPVVATKIGGMTEIVNDGVTGLLSDPGDIQALANAITAIISEPETARKMGEAGRERVLQYYTWEQIAKSLVFNYATMGVNIKADDSKKEVARSLSPAN; translated from the coding sequence TTGAAATTATCTCTAGTAAATCAACCTTGGACAATAGCTGCTCCCCCTGAAGGTAGCGACTCAACAGGAATATGGAGTTATCAGGTTAGTCGTCGTCTAGTAAAGTATTGCCAGATAACTTATTACGGCTGCAAAAGTAAGTTAAATCCTTCTCAAGAATCAGATTCAAACTTATCTTCCGATAAAATAGAATACAGAGGAATTTCTCATCGGCTAGATAGTTTACTGAAAATACCCAGAGCGATCGCAAAAAGGCTTAATACCAGCTCTCTGCTGCCTTATTTTGCCTCTACTTGGTTTCATTACGGTTATGGTAGGCAGGTTGCACGGGATGCTGCTCAAAGAGGTAGTGACATTATTCATATTCACAATCATTCTCAGTTTGTGCCGATAGTTCGCAAGTATAACCCCAATGCCAAAATAGTTTTACATCTTCATTGCGAATGGGTAAATCGTCTGAGCCAAGAAGCGATCGCCAAAAGGCTGGCAAAGCTAGACTTAATTATTAGCTGTAGCGACTACATAACTAACAAAATTGCAACTCGCTTTCCTGAATACGCGGGAATTTGTCGCACGGTCAATAATGGAGTTGATGCCGATTATTTTGTTCCAGCCGCTACTCGTCCACAAAATAGCCAAGATGCGCCACAAATGCTTTTTGTTGGTCGTATTTCACCAGAAAAGGGAGTTCACGATCTAATAGATGCTTTCATCGAAGTAACAGCTACATACCCTGATGCTGTCTTAACTATTATCGGACCTCATATTATAGTTGCTAAAGAAATGCTGTTCGATCTACAGCATGAACCAGAGGTGCAGGCTCTAGAACCTTATTATGGAGTTAATTACCTGGAATATATTAAGAGTAAAATTCCTCCTCACCTGTCTGACCAAATAATTTTTGCCGGTTCCCTACCTCAAGAACAAGTATTACCTTACTACCAACAAGCAGATGTAGTAATCAATCCATCTTTAAGCGAAGCCTTTGGCATGAGCTTGGTAGAGGCGATGGCGACTCAAACACCAGTAGTGGCGACCAAAATTGGTGGCATGACAGAAATTGTTAATGACGGTGTGACTGGTTTGTTGAGCGATCCAGGAGATATCCAGGCTTTAGCTAATGCCATTACAGCCATAATTTCTGAACCAGAGACAGCCAGAAAAATGGGAGAAGCTGGCAGAGAAAGGGTTTTGCAGTATTATACTTGGGAACAGATCGCTAAAAGCTTAGTCTTTAATTACGCAACTATGGGGGTAAATATCAAAGCAGATGACTCTAAGAAAGAAGTTGCGCGATCGCTATCTCCAGCAAATTGA
- a CDS encoding flippase — MLKNLSRKIKNISQKPLVKNSLWELLAKAINLGCQAAYFTLIVRVLGTENYGAFVGITAFAALIFPFANLGSGDVLIQQVSKDKKVFPTYWGNALLIVFLASLSLTLVAYFISPTVFSNIDNLPAILAILLADLGGLAIFVVSAKAFMSYDLLKNSSLLQIIGTITKFLAAIVLATCFSQPSLLQWSYLYLLSSLTTALIGIIWINKTLAKPKLAPKILPTMAHQGLYFSIGESAYNINSNIDKTMLASMATLEATGIYGAAYRLIEVGSIPIYAVLGASYPRFFLEGAKGIKGCLSLAKRLLPFVAIYSVISLTGFLLFAPWITYILGDEYHNAIATVRWLAPIPIIGSIQLLLADTLTGAGFQKTRSAIQVTTALANVGLNFWLIPLYSWKGAAWATLSSDSFRVVCLAIAVAWFYQKQKAA; from the coding sequence GTGTTGAAGAATTTAAGCCGAAAAATAAAGAATATATCGCAAAAACCTTTAGTTAAAAACAGTCTTTGGGAACTATTAGCAAAAGCGATTAATTTAGGTTGCCAAGCAGCATACTTCACCCTGATTGTCCGTGTCCTGGGTACAGAGAATTATGGTGCTTTTGTGGGAATTACTGCCTTTGCTGCTTTGATTTTTCCTTTTGCTAATTTAGGCAGCGGAGACGTTTTAATTCAACAGGTATCGAAAGACAAAAAAGTGTTTCCTACTTATTGGGGGAATGCTTTACTAATTGTTTTTTTGGCTAGTCTATCTTTGACCCTTGTTGCTTACTTTATCTCGCCAACCGTTTTTTCTAACATAGATAATTTACCCGCGATCCTGGCAATTTTGTTAGCAGATTTAGGCGGTTTAGCTATCTTTGTTGTCAGTGCCAAGGCATTTATGTCTTATGATTTGCTTAAAAATTCTTCTCTGCTACAAATTATCGGTACAATCACTAAGTTTTTAGCGGCTATAGTGTTAGCAACCTGCTTTAGTCAACCAAGCTTGTTGCAGTGGTCATATTTATACTTATTGAGTTCATTAACTACGGCATTAATCGGCATTATCTGGATCAACAAAACTTTAGCCAAACCCAAATTAGCCCCTAAAATCCTACCTACTATGGCTCACCAAGGATTGTACTTTTCGATTGGTGAATCGGCATACAATATCAACTCCAATATAGACAAGACAATGTTGGCAAGTATGGCAACTTTAGAAGCAACAGGAATCTATGGTGCAGCGTATCGGCTGATCGAAGTTGGTAGTATTCCTATTTATGCCGTGCTGGGAGCCTCTTATCCTAGATTTTTCCTGGAGGGTGCCAAAGGAATTAAAGGCTGTTTAAGTTTAGCAAAACGTTTATTACCTTTTGTGGCAATATATAGCGTTATTTCCCTAACTGGATTTTTGTTGTTTGCTCCCTGGATAACCTATATTTTAGGAGATGAATACCACAATGCGATCGCCACAGTTCGCTGGTTGGCACCTATCCCGATTATTGGTTCAATCCAGTTACTATTAGCTGACACCCTCACGGGGGCTGGATTTCAAAAAACCCGCAGTGCTATTCAAGTCACAACGGCTTTAGCCAACGTGGGTTTGAACTTCTGGTTAATTCCCCTGTATTCTTGGAAAGGAGCAGCCTGGGCAACATTAAGTTCTGATAGTTTTCGAGTTGTTTGTTTGGCGATCGCTGTAGCTTGGTTTTATCAGAAACAAAAAGCAGCTTAG
- a CDS encoding hypervirulence associated TUDOR domain-containing protein produces MGQKQIRTGSRVSWNWGNGTAEGKVKEIHHQDITRNIKGSKITRHGTDDNPAYLIKQEDGTEVLKLRSELNNN; encoded by the coding sequence ATGGGACAAAAACAAATTAGAACAGGCTCTCGCGTTTCTTGGAATTGGGGCAATGGCACAGCAGAAGGAAAAGTAAAAGAGATTCACCATCAAGATATAACCAGGAACATAAAGGGAAGTAAGATTACTCGTCACGGCACTGATGACAACCCTGCTTACTTGATTAAACAAGAAGATGGTACAGAAGTTTTAAAGCTTAGAAGTGAGTTGAACAACAATTAA
- a CDS encoding nucleotide-binding protein produces MNEFFSDNFPDDLASGKTIGSKTAAGIERKGIDREKAIAIDNHALRFKPLIQPGWGRQGIAYGKYQRANGLTMAVLLLNGHNTSQAETIEWLYKRIPRWLKGSETESILKRVTTWLGSQHKSATPRRLLSWFRMAAEVTKFFPLPKINDNLAVGWFTDAVPSNLPENANNFVIRATGAENGELLAKVGTKLLSILRGLQNVPVCYVVILREQGAAYYAASIPQVYGLPSFPQLRPVAIDTVNLEPTLYAGVYQSVLGQIGFRADTRVYGVKVETISALATWYGTAHGADALIGTGNLASVPAEAGGAWQIIIGSFERTKQGLIATQSDSLAILKPQTTSGLLHAKICFSNKESAIAPEDKSATIGIVWRFQDRHNYWCCEIDNHRICLQLIEAGQKEVLVCAEDFLIADGVGHLQILDDGQEVKIYFDGQLIGNYTDERLATATGVGIAISNENSDLYLQNFEAHPRTVTLPTLDFDLPWWQEGKDIVIEDDFNNWEGDLSGKTTLLGNQVWQKTIGKGVFEILQSGIAKVKADVANPNPDRTAYTVAVDNSSFADVSVTIVPPGKERGQGEKGRGGLIFWQDKDNYIIINTWLDDFYEGESISCFFRIAGFEEIYDAVWSNIGRAIAFGQPYTLRIVFDGNHYSVRVNNQTVLYRALTDVYPWANALKINRVGIVANWEWGNDTGSGFSNFIVRKSDQHNQ; encoded by the coding sequence ATGAATGAATTTTTTTCTGATAATTTTCCAGATGATCTTGCCAGTGGTAAGACTATTGGGAGTAAAACTGCTGCTGGTATTGAAAGAAAAGGAATAGATCGAGAAAAGGCGATCGCCATTGACAATCATGCTCTGCGTTTCAAGCCTTTGATTCAACCTGGTTGGGGTAGACAGGGTATTGCCTACGGCAAATATCAGCGAGCCAACGGATTGACTATGGCGGTATTGCTGCTTAATGGTCATAATACTTCTCAGGCTGAGACGATTGAATGGCTTTATAAAAGGATTCCTCGCTGGTTAAAAGGTAGCGAAACTGAATCAATATTGAAACGGGTTACTACCTGGTTAGGAAGCCAGCACAAATCAGCAACACCAAGACGTTTACTTAGTTGGTTTCGCATGGCAGCAGAGGTAACTAAGTTTTTTCCCCTACCTAAAATTAACGATAATTTGGCAGTGGGTTGGTTTACTGATGCCGTACCTAGTAACCTACCTGAAAACGCCAATAATTTTGTTATTCGCGCCACGGGAGCAGAAAACGGCGAGTTACTAGCTAAAGTAGGTACAAAACTACTCTCGATTTTACGGGGACTACAGAATGTGCCTGTATGTTATGTGGTGATTTTAAGAGAGCAGGGGGCAGCTTACTATGCAGCCTCTATACCGCAGGTTTATGGCTTACCGAGTTTTCCGCAGCTTCGTCCAGTAGCCATTGATACTGTTAATCTTGAACCAACTCTTTATGCAGGTGTTTATCAAAGCGTCCTCGGTCAAATTGGCTTTCGTGCCGATACTAGAGTGTATGGGGTAAAGGTAGAAACCATTTCGGCACTAGCTACTTGGTACGGTACGGCTCATGGTGCAGATGCCTTAATAGGAACAGGAAATCTTGCCTCTGTTCCTGCCGAAGCAGGAGGAGCTTGGCAGATTATTATTGGTAGTTTTGAGCGCACCAAACAAGGTTTGATAGCCACGCAAAGTGATAGTCTGGCGATTTTAAAGCCTCAGACCACTTCTGGACTATTACACGCTAAAATTTGCTTTAGCAATAAGGAGAGTGCGATCGCCCCAGAAGATAAATCAGCTACCATTGGCATAGTCTGGAGATTTCAAGATCGCCATAATTACTGGTGTTGTGAGATCGACAATCATAGAATATGTCTTCAGTTGATTGAGGCTGGACAAAAAGAAGTATTGGTCTGTGCTGAAGACTTTTTAATTGCCGATGGAGTGGGTCATCTACAAATATTAGATGATGGACAAGAAGTAAAAATCTATTTTGATGGTCAGTTAATTGGCAATTATACCGACGAACGATTAGCAACTGCTACAGGTGTAGGCATAGCTATATCTAACGAAAATTCTGATTTGTATTTACAGAATTTTGAAGCTCATCCCCGTACTGTAACTCTTCCCACTCTCGATTTTGATTTGCCCTGGTGGCAAGAAGGCAAAGATATTGTCATTGAAGATGATTTTAACAACTGGGAGGGAGATCTAAGCGGCAAGACTACCTTGTTGGGCAACCAAGTCTGGCAAAAAACTATCGGCAAAGGTGTCTTTGAAATTTTACAATCTGGCATTGCCAAAGTAAAAGCCGACGTTGCTAATCCTAATCCAGATCGCACTGCCTATACTGTGGCGGTAGATAATTCTAGCTTTGCTGATGTGTCAGTAACCATTGTTCCTCCTGGAAAAGAACGAGGTCAAGGAGAAAAAGGGCGAGGCGGTCTAATTTTTTGGCAGGATAAAGATAATTACATCATTATCAATACCTGGCTGGATGACTTTTATGAAGGAGAGTCAATTTCCTGTTTTTTCCGTATTGCTGGCTTTGAAGAAATTTATGATGCGGTGTGGTCAAATATTGGTCGGGCGATCGCTTTTGGGCAACCTTATACTCTTAGGATAGTCTTTGATGGTAATCATTATTCGGTACGAGTAAACAATCAAACCGTTTTATATCGCGCTCTTACTGATGTTTATCCCTGGGCTAATGCTTTAAAGATCAATCGCGTTGGCATCGTAGCTAATTGGGAATGGGGAAATGATACTGGCAGTGGCTTTAGTAATTTTATCGTCAGAAAATCTGACCAGCATAACCAATAA